The Bacillus cereus group sp. RP43 genome window below encodes:
- a CDS encoding AAA family ATPase gives MIKIYFGKSSSQNYNLAVRRAKKYSTRYEEEIIGKSLIHKADYSLESLPKALKLWESVRGWKSTELFVNDEPAGTNELNTLKQTLDCSKRRNESLLPDEYCSEGLSDYDQGKYFGCKRLDVVLRDFEWSEGYYYGDEIRNIWYRQGNLDKENKTFHVDKERIIKLLLAESKKKLITLCPFFNQDDLIRMVNELPSDIDLNENEKFILDESGVVPIVRTIGEMKWRENEKNRYSLSINLDGEDKEKGEPTPETTNISYNDIGGLDQEIRMVRESVEIPFKYPEVFEHLGISAYKGILFYGPPGTGKTQLAKAVANETSMNFYTVNGPEILDKYFGESERKLREIFNTAKNNAPSIIFFDEIDAIASKRGDSHTEVHYNKIVTQLLTLMDGMQEREQVIVMAATNRQNSLDPALRRPGRFDFEIYVAPPDEKGREEILKIHSREMPLSEDVDLTQLAKTLHGYVGADIAALCKEAALFSLRRHVKDIESEITDVASICVSMDDFKQAKNKIIPTAGREVLSYKPNVKWSDVIGLDETKKELEKKLIKPWVMKHKYKGVRKIKGLLLHGPTGVGKTYLSKALASELNMNVISLKGSDILSKYHGDSANKLKTYFEKARELAPCMMIIDEIDAITSSRETNTSGADLVNELLSQMDGYDELTDVLVVGTTNYMNNMDHAVLRAGRFDLKVEVPFQTHEGIRALLGYYLSKLEFPYDKSLLEKEFFNLKTGADVESVVNQAIYEAIWNDDLKLTHTHFINAFEPNPSESC, from the coding sequence ATGATAAAAATATACTTTGGGAAAAGTTCTTCCCAAAATTACAATTTAGCTGTCCGCAGGGCAAAAAAATACTCAACTCGTTACGAAGAAGAAATCATAGGAAAAAGCCTTATCCATAAAGCGGATTACAGCCTCGAATCACTACCGAAGGCTTTAAAACTTTGGGAAAGCGTAAGGGGTTGGAAAAGCACAGAGTTATTTGTTAACGACGAACCAGCAGGTACAAATGAATTAAACACACTAAAACAAACATTAGACTGCTCTAAAAGGCGAAACGAAAGCTTGTTACCAGATGAGTATTGCAGTGAAGGTCTAAGCGATTATGATCAAGGGAAGTACTTTGGATGCAAACGATTAGATGTAGTGTTAAGGGACTTTGAATGGTCTGAAGGCTATTATTATGGGGACGAAATCCGAAACATATGGTATCGGCAGGGGAATTTGGATAAGGAAAATAAGACTTTTCATGTGGATAAAGAACGCATCATTAAACTATTGCTAGCAGAATCCAAGAAGAAACTTATTACGTTGTGCCCGTTTTTTAACCAAGATGACTTAATCCGCATGGTAAATGAACTCCCTTCCGATATTGATTTGAATGAGAATGAGAAGTTTATATTAGATGAGTCAGGAGTCGTTCCTATTGTTCGAACAATAGGAGAAATGAAATGGCGAGAGAACGAGAAAAATCGCTATTCCCTATCCATCAATTTAGACGGCGAGGATAAAGAAAAAGGTGAACCTACTCCTGAAACCACAAATATTTCATACAATGATATAGGTGGACTCGATCAGGAAATCCGTATGGTTCGTGAAAGCGTTGAAATACCATTTAAGTATCCTGAAGTGTTTGAACATCTCGGAATTTCCGCGTATAAAGGAATTTTATTTTATGGACCACCAGGAACCGGAAAAACCCAATTAGCCAAAGCGGTTGCTAATGAAACATCCATGAACTTTTATACGGTAAACGGTCCAGAAATCTTAGATAAATATTTTGGTGAGTCAGAAAGAAAACTAAGAGAAATATTTAATACTGCTAAAAATAATGCACCCTCGATAATTTTCTTTGATGAAATCGACGCAATTGCCTCTAAACGCGGGGATAGTCACACAGAAGTTCATTACAATAAAATCGTCACTCAATTATTAACGTTAATGGACGGAATGCAAGAGAGAGAGCAGGTTATCGTAATGGCTGCAACTAATCGCCAGAATAGTTTAGATCCCGCGTTAAGGAGACCAGGAAGATTTGACTTCGAAATTTATGTTGCTCCGCCAGATGAAAAGGGAAGGGAAGAGATTTTAAAAATTCACAGTCGAGAGATGCCCTTATCCGAGGATGTTGACTTAACCCAATTAGCAAAGACCTTGCATGGATACGTCGGAGCGGATATTGCTGCACTATGCAAAGAGGCTGCTTTATTTTCCCTAAGAAGACATGTAAAAGACATAGAGTCAGAAATCACAGATGTAGCTTCCATTTGTGTTTCTATGGATGATTTTAAACAGGCAAAGAATAAGATTATCCCAACAGCAGGAAGAGAAGTATTATCCTATAAGCCCAACGTAAAATGGTCAGATGTAATTGGACTCGATGAAACAAAAAAAGAGCTGGAGAAGAAGTTGATTAAGCCGTGGGTGATGAAACACAAGTATAAAGGCGTCCGAAAGATTAAAGGTCTGTTGTTACATGGACCAACCGGTGTAGGGAAGACTTATTTATCAAAAGCTCTTGCATCCGAGTTAAACATGAACGTCATTTCTTTAAAAGGCTCCGATATTCTATCCAAATATCACGGTGACTCTGCTAACAAGTTAAAAACATACTTTGAAAAAGCAAGAGAGCTTGCACCATGTATGATGATTATTGATGAAATTGATGCAATAACATCTTCTAGGGAAACCAACACAAGCGGAGCTGACTTAGTTAATGAACTACTCTCGCAAATGGATGGATACGATGAATTAACCGATGTATTGGTTGTCGGAACTACAAACTATATGAACAACATGGACCATGCTGTTCTAAGAGCCGGTCGCTTTGATTTGAAAGTGGAAGTACCTTTCCAAACTCACGAAGGGATTCGAGCATTACTCGGTTATTATCTTTCAAAATTGGAATTCCCCTATGATAAGTCATTACTAGAAAAAGAATTTTTTAACTTGAAAACCGGAGCAGATGTGGAAAGTGTTGTTAATCAGGCTATTTATGAAGCAATATGGAATGATGATTTAAAATTAACTCACACTCACTTTATTAACGCATTTGAACCAAACCCATCAGAGTCTTGTTAA
- a CDS encoding PH domain-containing protein produces MIKQDLLYENELVKNYIQAYYKNQSGLSILAGNVFNSPNIPGTLVATNMRMFFYTEVMKVNKVLIEIDYKEIMKINEKKQSIGMLKTIPSIVVHLKEEEIFSTMGDLEAFSKLKSFFSVIPVNK; encoded by the coding sequence ATGATAAAACAAGATCTGTTGTATGAGAATGAATTGGTGAAAAATTATATTCAAGCGTATTATAAAAACCAAAGCGGGCTTTCAATATTAGCTGGTAATGTGTTTAATAGCCCTAATATACCTGGAACTTTAGTAGCAACGAATATGAGAATGTTTTTTTATACAGAAGTAATGAAAGTAAATAAGGTTCTTATTGAAATTGATTATAAAGAAATAATGAAGATTAATGAAAAGAAACAATCTATTGGGATGCTTAAGACTATCCCTTCAATTGTTGTTCATCTTAAAGAAGAAGAAATTTTTTCAACAATGGGAGATTTAGAAGCATTCTCTAAATTAAAATCTTTTTTTAGTGTAATTCCAGTAAATAAATAA